The Triticum urartu cultivar G1812 chromosome 6, Tu2.1, whole genome shotgun sequence genome includes the window tagcaccttatgatcgggtagaccgttacacctactttcccctacatctgctagtttaccactgtaagagttcccacaacttaatcaactatgctagagcccataatagcttgtggctgcacacggaagtttctagcatgaataatctcatgatccctttgagcctgggtggcggtccataaagaaaacaagcaatcctggaatacccaggtacctcaatccacccagatgtgtgtttaagttgccaccttaaataaaccattaattaataatctcacatctgtcatggatacactcacccaatccacgtctactagcatagcatggcataataagcaaatgtagaagtaactcccaaaggtttgataataaacaggtaataggtactacctcaactacttcccaaacccacaatttaattagatcctaatcatgcaatgtgtgaggattgatctaatgcaataaaactgggtagtgggaaaacatgatcaaagtgttacttgccttgctgatgatccgggaaacctagcgattcgaagtagcaagcggcgccctccgggtactctatcgcaaacaaacaagcatacaataagtactcaactaatgcacatgtaaaactcaaataagagatctaaccagaaagttcaacttaagaactccggttggcaaaaagaatcaaatcgaacgaagcaacaaaagacaaacggcaaaagaaacaagcttcgtttactattctggatctagggcaatttttacagtgacaaaaacttatttgagttggttaaacgaaaagagggtttcgagacgaaactccaggcgcttgaatcgcctgattccgataaacgagcgaaaagttagactaaaacgaaaatcggatcagaaatcacgatctgAAAAAacgtggatttaatccgagaaaaagaaaaacgacggacgttcgttaaaacgaacgaacactcgctatttaaataaactggaaaaaccgatctatttaaaaaaaactgaaactaaaaaaacgaacaaaaccgtcggaaaaaccgaacggtttttcaggaaaaaccggcggcggcgaggtctacctccggcgacggatccggcgggcggcggcggtcggcggcggcacggggcggcgcagcgcggtggtggtggcggcgctaggcggcggcggtgcggcgctagggcggcggggttggggcgctagggtttgggaggtcccgggctgggctccccggcttataaagccggacgggcctagtgtccgagtcggacacggcccgttaggtcggttgcgtttttttataaatagttacgcttagaaaaaaacaaaaggaatactaaacggactccaaaaatcccgaaataaaatttacccggcttctaaaatcaagccgcacaggatgatcatttatttggggcctaaatgcaatttgtaaaaacgcgcatttttcctaaattcaaataaaataacaaataaaaccaaaataaatcttatttgatttttttattaaatcctcaatatttctttattttgggaaattcattttattccctccctcatatttttgtaatagaaataattgaagataaaataaataaaatcaaaagatcctattttcaaaatttgagacaactcaaatatgaaaataacgaaatccccaactctctccgagggtccttgagttgcgtgaaatttctaggatcaaccaaaatgcaataaatatgatatgcaatgatgatctagtgtataacattccaaattgaaaatttgggatgttacagcaaATCTTCTCAAAAAACTTGTGTCTCTTCCTGGTTATGATGtggccccttttgttgaggtagtgttTCCACTATTCCCTCTATGATTTCATGAGCAATACTGGGATCAATTTCGATAAAATTTTCTTTGGCAACGCagtccaagagttgtctatgggaCATATTTAGTCCAACATAAAAATTACCAAGTAAAATTCTAAAACTCACCTCTAAGGTGCAAttacgataagattccatcatcctataccaagcatcttttaagttttctccttgtctttgtttgaagtgaagaatTCCAAACTCGGGAGACAAAGGAGCAGAAAAAGGACTAGCCATGATAGCAAAAACCAATGACCTAACACACGGACAtacaagaagcaagcaaaaagagacGGGCGAAAAAGAGGCggacgaaaaagagggcgaatagaATAGCAAGGGTGAAgttggggagaggaaaatgagaggcaaatggcaaataatgtaatgcgagggataagattttgtgatgggtacttggtatgtcttgacttgtgtgtagatctccccggcaaaggcgccagaaatggcttgttgacgggagatcaaatcttgacttgacttggtgcaacccccccggcaacggcgccagaaatccttcttgctacctcttgagcttgcgttggttttcccttgaagaggaaagggtgatgcagcacagtagcgtaagtatgtccctcagtttttgagaaccaaggtatcaatccagtaggagactacacgcaagtccctcgtacctgcacaaacaaacaagaacctcgcaaccaacgcgataaaggggttgtcaatcccttcgcggtcacttacgaaagtgagatctgataaaaataataagataaatatttttcgtatttttggtgtatagattggaaaaaagattgcaaaatagaaatagcaagttgataggaaaataatatgatggaagatagaccccggggccataggtttcacttgcGCATAAACCAAACACACCCCAAATATATTCACATAGTTTAGTTTCAAACATTTCAACAAAGTACAATACCCATTCTATTGTAAACGAGCAATCTCAATTTGGACATTGATCGTCCAAAAAAGCATCAAGTGAGTGTCTGCTCTGAATTCCAAGTGACAATTGCTTGACCATACAAACAACATAATTTAGGTTCAATTATCAATAATGTTATGGGTCATTTGGTATTGGAACCAATTCAATTCCATGCCCCTCAGTGTCAACATCCAAACGAAGTTTATGTATTGCACATGTTACACTAGCAAGTGTTCTAGTGTCTCTAGACTATGTATTGCACTCTTTAAAATTGTTGTGTATGGCAATTTTATGCTTATGTGTGCAATGTGCTACATTTTTTGTACTATCGTGTACTATATTCTCGGACTAGCGTGCATTGCAGTGTTTCTAGTATATTTTCTCATTGTTTTGTATTGCATTTTAACTGATTTTTATATGTTTTTTTGATGGAATACTCATAATTGTGTATGCACACCTCTAAATTGGTGTATATTGCGCTCATTAACCATTGCATAGTCATTCTTTTTGTATTGTTGTCTACTTACTCCAATCTAAAGTCCAAGCCTTTTAAGTCATGAGACGACTTCAAGATGGTACTTTGGCATTTAGCCATCAAATCTTGACGCAGACATGTTGCCTCACAAAAAAATTATACAATACATTTGATGATAAACTCTATTCCCTCCAATCCATAATAAGTGTCACAATTTTGAACTAAGTTTGAACTAACCTTGATTCAGAActgcgacacttattttggatcggACGGAGTATTTGATATCTGGATGTTAATCGTTATTTTTGTAACACGTGCTCAATCCTAGGAATTCTTGTACTAAAACTCTAACGTAATTACATTTTATGCCGAAAGTAGCTACTAATTTCTCAATAGTTATCTTAAGCGAGAAAAAAATCAGGATGGAACACTAAAACTTGAAAATGTACAAAACAAGAAAAACCTAGTTAAAAAGttgaagaaaaaaatgaataAGAAACTGATGGTGGTACAAAAAAACATATTACTAGCAAGCAGTCCCATGCTTACCTTTAAGGGATGCTCACTTGATAACAAACTAATGATTCCGAAACACCACGGGCTTGCACTGCTAAGTCGTGTCAAAATAATTGCAAGTTTTTTCTTCAAAATTCCTAATCATCTAATGGCTGGAAAAGAAAATGGCACCAGGGATATTTCTCTCCTATTGCGAGACTTAACCCGGTCACCTCTGGGCCGGCTCCACTGTGTCTGCCCAAACCAAAGCTCTCGCGTTAGTTTTTTCTTCTCTCTGGTTTTCTTTATCGGGGTTTCACTGTTTAAAATCGGTTTCTTTCGGGGTTGTTCTGGCTTCTCGTCTTCTTCGTTTTTTTggttctttcttcttttttgaaTGGTTTTATTTGggtcttttatttttatttagcACATGTATACCTTTTtatacacattgtacatttttaTATACACCGCGAGCATttttatacatgtttaacatttttgaAATACAAACTTAAAATTTTCAAAATAATTTTTTCTTGTCTAGTTTTTAAATACATGTTATATGTTTTTCATATACATTTTAAATATTATTTATATAGACATTTatcatttttcaaatacatgattaacattttatCAAATTCAGGGTTTTGAACATTTTTTTCAGATATGTGTCATACATTATTCGAATACACATTGAAACATTTTTTTCTCAATGGTACGAAACACTTCCTTTGAACTACCCGAACTTTTTGTGTACATTGTATAAAATTTTAAATAGGTTGGGTATATAAATATGTAATATTTTTTTAATATTAACTTCCATTTTTTGAAATGTATGATTGTATTTTTTTAATTATACTAAATTTTTGAAATTGTATACTCATTTGTTTAAAATTCCACATATAATTGTTTTAAATgcataaacattttttaaatgtaGCAATATTTTTTGGAATGCTATACACATTTTCTGAAATTTTGCTAACAATTTTTTCACCGCATTAAAAAAATCAAAATCATGGTTTTTATACTTTTAGTATATTTAAGTTTTGAAATATATGTACGGAGAATGTTTTAAAAAATATGAAAAAATGAATGAATACAAAAACAGAGAAAAAAACTAACCTGAAGGAAGCAACTTGGGTCGGCCCATTAGTAGCGAGGCCGATGCGAGACGATACAAACCTGCTCCCTCAATGACCCAAACTTCGGTTTTTTGGGTTGACTCGTCTGACAGGGCCTCCGCCTGTGGAATGGAATTGGATGCGGTCGCCGACGGAGGGCCGGCGACGGCGGCCGAGGCGACGCCGACGGGCGTGGTGCGGGTGGAGAAGGTGAGGGGAAGGTCGGCGGTCACCCGGTGCTTCGCTAAGTATCCGCTCAAGATCATCGTCCCCTCCAAGGTACCTACCTCCTTTGCCGCTCCCTCGCCCAGAGAGGAGGTAGATTGGCTCGCTCAACTGACCTCGCCATGTGGCAGGTGGGCCCCGCCTCCTCCGGCGCCGTCTGGCTGTACGTCCTCACCTACGGCGGCGGCATCGTCTCCGTGAGCCTCTCCGATTCCATTTTTGGTAGACCAACTGGTACCTGCAGACAGGAGGGAAGCCAAGTGTTGCCTCTTCACTGAGAGTGCGTTCTGTTCATGCAGGGGGATAAGATCTCCTGCGCGGTGACAGTCGGTGACGGGTGCACGGCGGCGATGACGACGCAGGCCTCCACCAAGGTGATTCTACTTGTTATGTTTCAGGTTGTCGACTGGACTGAAGACTCGATAGATTCGTCAGGCGCATTAGGCGATGCCCGGCAATGCACATCTTAATATGCAGCAGTAGTACTTTgtataaccccccccccccccccccccccccccccaaagaaGTATGTATAACTTCGTGGTGTTAAGTTATTTATCAATGTAGGaacagtttgtctaattcacatctagatgttttttaagaatgtcacatctaagctcccacaaatATATAATGCAGCaataagaaacaaaaaaaacaaggacaaaaaaatagaccacaaacagagtcacatctctagatgtgtcctagacagacccatGTAGGAAACTGGCTACTGTTTACTAGACAAATTAACAAAAAAAATCTTGGTATGGTTAGCAGTTTGTGAAATGCTTCAGTTCTTGGTATGGTTAGCAGTTGCCAATTTTGAACTTAATAGCTAATTCCCCAGCAAGTCTCTGTTTGTTTCCTAATCGCCAAGTACATGTGTAGGTTTACAAGGCTGTGGGTTCAAAATGTTCTGAGCAGGTACTAGAGGTAATGTTTCTTTAAAGGAAATTGATACACCTTGGCCCTCAATTTCTAAGGTGACTGCTTCAATTCTTACAAATATAACAATAATTTGTTACATGCAGTAGGCAACAGTTGGAAAAGATGCACTGCTTGCAGTTATTCCAGATCCCGTAACCTGCTTCTCAACCGCTCGATATTACCAGAAGCAAGTGTTTCACGTATCCGGGGATTCTAACTTGGTCATTGTAGATTGGTTTACAAGTGGCCGGTATGAGAGTGGAGAAAAATGGGACTTCAACTCCTACAAGAGTGTTAACCACATTCTTTTGGAAGAGTATCAGCCTCTGTTTATTGACTCGGTGTGAACTTGTGCCTTTCTCCTAGCATGTGCCAGATTAAGTTATATTCATCTCCGTTTGAATCGTTACTTAACCTCAACATCATGCAATGATACCTTTTCATGCCTGAACAGGTTCTATTGGAACAGGGCTCCGATTGTACTATTGCTGAGCGGATGCAGGAATATAACGTCGTTGCAATGGTTGTATTATTGGGGTAAGTTCATCTGGCAGTGATACGTATATTTCTCTTAGACCTCTACAGATATGACAATGAGAAGAATAGCTTATGAACTGCCTAGTTAAGTTTAACAAAGTCTTAGGCAAGAA containing:
- the LOC125514137 gene encoding urease accessory protein D, which encodes MTQTSVFWVDSSDRASACGMELDAVADGGPATAAEATPTGVVRVEKVRGRSAVTRCFAKYPLKIIVPSKVGPASSGAVWLYVLTYGGGIVSGDKISCAVTVGDGCTAAMTTQASTKVYKAVGSKCSEQVLEATVGKDALLAVIPDPVTCFSTARYYQKQVFHVSGDSNLVIVDWFTSGRYESGEKWDFNSYKSVNHILLEEYQPLFIDSVLLEQGSDCTIAERMQEYNVVAMVVLLGPKLKHIQDQMQDEVKNMMSVQLRPPTSGGGRYAARPQAVQPQSPPLVASCSPFGRTGTGMVARIVAVSTESVYTFLRHHLAALEPFLGVAPYSSS